A genomic region of Catalinimonas niigatensis contains the following coding sequences:
- a CDS encoding lytic transglycosylase domain-containing protein: METKGKYYFLSLSIAFIFLSTCTDIEQRISSADIEEDSTDTTQLPTQESELSTIDAVMAIFSNAEPEDTQSDTEKFTAAYLDSTTGKLFLHPVYTFQNNPYGFEEDELVSYPDSVYQKRFANMTSEIPLVYNRHVENFIDLYAIRKKNLTERMFGKSMLYFPYIEKVLMEEELPHDLKYLTMVESALHPDAKSHMEAVGLWQIRYRTGKWLGLEINDFLDERMDPYQSTKAAVAYLKRLYTNYGSWPMALAAYNSGPGNVNRAIVRAGGSRDYWKIRKYLPVETQSYVPAFMAIIYINRYQQEHNIRPIVPDIPFQAVDTVRIYKEISFTKLADALEMSEESLAFLNPALTQWVIPSSRQGWPLVLPMDKMAIIEEKKPDLFSHRLQNEVASTAQVLKKRKEIVPEATDLKLLEHTVRRGQTMNGIAKRYGVDLSQIRDWNAMRDNTIRAGQVLKLYVPESEFARY, from the coding sequence ATGGAAACGAAAGGGAAATATTATTTTTTAAGTCTTAGTATCGCTTTTATTTTTTTGAGTACCTGTACAGACATTGAGCAAAGAATTTCGTCGGCAGATATAGAGGAGGATTCTACCGATACCACCCAGTTGCCTACTCAGGAAAGTGAGTTGAGTACTATAGATGCTGTAATGGCTATTTTCAGCAATGCTGAGCCTGAAGATACCCAAAGTGATACTGAAAAATTTACAGCTGCTTATCTGGATAGTACTACTGGTAAGCTGTTCTTACATCCTGTATATACTTTTCAGAACAATCCCTACGGTTTTGAGGAGGATGAGCTGGTAAGTTACCCTGACTCAGTTTATCAAAAACGCTTTGCCAACATGACATCAGAAATTCCTCTGGTCTATAATCGGCATGTTGAAAACTTTATAGACCTCTATGCTATCCGGAAGAAGAACCTCACCGAGCGCATGTTTGGTAAGAGCATGCTTTATTTTCCCTACATAGAGAAGGTATTAATGGAAGAAGAACTACCGCATGACCTCAAGTATTTGACTATGGTAGAATCTGCTTTACATCCCGATGCGAAATCCCATATGGAGGCAGTGGGTTTGTGGCAAATCCGATACCGTACCGGTAAGTGGCTGGGTCTGGAAATTAACGATTTTCTGGATGAAAGAATGGACCCTTATCAGTCTACCAAAGCTGCAGTAGCTTATCTTAAGCGTTTGTATACTAATTACGGAAGTTGGCCAATGGCGCTTGCTGCTTACAATAGTGGCCCGGGCAATGTCAACCGAGCGATAGTCAGGGCAGGAGGGAGCCGGGATTACTGGAAAATCAGGAAATATTTACCTGTTGAAACCCAAAGCTATGTACCTGCTTTTATGGCTATCATTTATATAAACCGCTACCAGCAGGAGCATAATATACGTCCGATAGTACCGGATATCCCTTTTCAGGCGGTAGATACCGTGAGAATATATAAGGAAATAAGCTTTACCAAGCTTGCCGATGCACTTGAAATGAGTGAAGAGAGCCTTGCTTTCCTTAATCCGGCACTTACTCAGTGGGTCATCCCTTCTTCAAGACAAGGTTGGCCTTTGGTTTTGCCTATGGATAAAATGGCCATCATAGAAGAAAAAAAACCAGATCTTTTTTCACATAGATTACAAAATGAGGTGGCTAGCACAGCTCAGGTACTAAAAAAAAGAAAGGAAATCGTGCCCGAAGCTACTGATCTAAAGCTTCTTGAACATACCGTTCGTCGTGGCCAGACAATGAATGGTATTGCCAAAAGATATGGCGTAGATTTAAGCCAGATCAGAGACTGGAATGCTATGCGTGACAACACCATCCGTGCAGGACAAGTGCTCAAGCTGTATGTGCCCGAGTCGGAGTTTGCCCGTTACTGA
- a CDS encoding OmpA family protein, whose product MNKSILNISFVLLTLLYCMDVQAQGFYFEESQPLSDTLNSDAEESLPIYSEQDSTLFFVRSLYAQNTGGIFAGQDIWYTKKDTAGQWIEPRNDLSALNNEGNNAIVGISSSGSTLYLLNDYGTEASQQAGLSLSFKQDQRWRTPNKITIPGLTSKQGNFYSLYVLPTEDVALISVQLENSIGQEDLYVSIKDPLDNQWTEPIHLGPTINTEGFEISPYLTADKKTLFFSSNGHPGYGNADIFVSQRLDTSWTNWTRPENLGDQINSTGFDAYFTANKKNEVFFVSNRGGSSANMYTSQMFTDEERQRQLAQRVQGGGRGAEMLSQDTSGLNGMDTETQALLDETRALLDEFNRMKTGGSNNDDPSSTSSSGNEFTPQEMLFQLNSAEIQNNYNTSLNEVVETLQQNPRLKVEIVGHADDTGGKDYNLKLSIDRAIEVKRFLIENGVGERRIITYGKGATEPVANAQTPEARQKNRRVVITFL is encoded by the coding sequence ATGAACAAGTCAATACTTAATATATCATTTGTACTTCTTACTCTCTTATATTGTATGGATGTACAGGCACAAGGCTTTTATTTTGAAGAATCACAGCCTCTCTCGGATACTTTAAATTCAGATGCAGAAGAAAGCCTTCCTATCTACTCCGAGCAGGATAGCACCCTGTTCTTTGTAAGATCACTCTATGCTCAGAATACGGGTGGTATATTTGCCGGACAGGATATCTGGTACACAAAAAAAGATACCGCTGGTCAGTGGATTGAACCTAGAAATGACTTATCTGCCCTGAACAATGAAGGAAATAATGCCATCGTAGGAATCAGCAGCAGTGGAAGCACGCTTTATTTATTAAATGACTACGGTACTGAGGCCTCTCAGCAGGCAGGATTATCTTTGTCTTTCAAACAAGATCAGCGCTGGCGTACTCCCAATAAAATCACTATTCCGGGCTTAACCAGTAAGCAGGGTAATTTTTATAGTCTTTATGTACTTCCTACTGAGGATGTAGCGCTGATTTCTGTTCAATTAGAAAATTCTATCGGGCAGGAAGACCTGTATGTAAGCATCAAAGATCCTTTGGACAACCAGTGGACAGAGCCTATTCATCTAGGACCTACAATCAACACGGAAGGATTTGAAATATCACCGTATCTCACAGCAGACAAGAAAACTCTTTTCTTTTCAAGTAACGGGCATCCGGGGTATGGAAATGCTGATATTTTTGTATCCCAGAGATTAGATACTTCATGGACCAACTGGACCAGACCCGAAAACTTAGGCGATCAGATTAATTCTACAGGCTTTGACGCTTACTTTACAGCTAATAAAAAAAACGAAGTGTTTTTTGTAAGTAATCGTGGAGGTTCTTCTGCGAATATGTATACCTCGCAAATGTTTACTGATGAAGAAAGACAGAGACAACTGGCGCAGCGAGTACAAGGTGGAGGAAGAGGAGCGGAAATGCTCAGCCAGGATACCTCAGGGCTCAATGGAATGGATACGGAAACCCAGGCACTGCTGGATGAGACAAGAGCGTTGCTGGATGAATTTAACCGTATGAAAACCGGAGGGTCAAATAATGATGACCCTTCATCCACTTCATCATCTGGCAATGAGTTTACACCCCAGGAAATGCTTTTTCAGTTAAATTCTGCTGAAATACAAAATAATTATAATACTTCCTTGAATGAGGTAGTAGAAACGCTTCAGCAAAATCCCCGGCTTAAGGTAGAAATTGTAGGACATGCAGATGATACAGGAGGCAAAGATTATAACCTTAAACTTTCAATTGATCGTGCCATTGAAGTGAAACGCTTCCTGATAGAGAATGGTGTGGGAGAAAGAAGGATCATCACTTACGGTAAAGGTGCCACTGAACCGGTAGCCAACGCCCAAACTCCTGAAGCAAGACAAAAAAACAGAAGAGTAGTCATTACATTTCTTTAA
- a CDS encoding sulfite oxidase gives MSAVLGGKIVFAHHMPGGLIPAALANHAEPFVLEGKHPDLVVLNDRPWNIETPPHLLDDEVTTAETLFVRNNGIAPDSIDLSQWTLTIEGESARQSKTYTLEELKNKFRHYTYQLTLECGGNGRSEFNPPAQGNQWTTGAVGCPEWTGVRLKDVLQDVGIKEDAVYIGYYGRDRHLSNDPDKVVISRGVPMSKALENEALIAWAINGKDLPLMNGYPLRLVFGGWPASTSGKWLDRIVIRNKVHDGPKMEGDSYRVPCSPVAPGSKVPDDQMCIIESMPVKSLITYPKSGARIEEGRQLEVRGHAWAGDLSVEAMQYSIDFGASWQPCTLQAPKNRMAWQHWQAKLNFPQKGYYEVWARATNSEGKMQPMLVPGWNPKGYLNNACHRIAVMVV, from the coding sequence ATGTCGGCAGTATTAGGTGGTAAAATTGTCTTTGCCCATCATATGCCGGGAGGGCTCATTCCAGCAGCTTTGGCCAACCATGCTGAACCTTTTGTACTGGAAGGGAAACATCCGGATTTAGTCGTGTTGAATGACCGTCCCTGGAATATTGAGACGCCTCCGCATTTGCTGGATGATGAAGTAACTACTGCCGAAACCCTTTTCGTTCGTAATAACGGTATTGCTCCTGACAGCATTGATCTCAGCCAGTGGACACTGACCATAGAAGGAGAATCGGCTCGTCAGTCCAAAACCTATACTTTGGAGGAATTAAAAAATAAGTTCCGGCACTACACCTACCAACTCACTTTGGAGTGCGGCGGGAACGGCCGGAGTGAATTTAATCCACCTGCCCAGGGTAATCAGTGGACGACTGGGGCAGTGGGATGTCCGGAGTGGACAGGCGTCAGGTTAAAGGATGTACTGCAAGATGTGGGTATCAAAGAGGATGCGGTATATATCGGGTACTACGGACGAGATAGACATTTGAGCAATGATCCTGATAAGGTGGTGATCTCACGTGGTGTGCCTATGTCTAAAGCACTGGAAAATGAAGCGCTGATTGCCTGGGCTATTAATGGAAAAGACCTGCCTTTGATGAATGGCTATCCGCTTCGTCTGGTATTTGGTGGCTGGCCTGCCTCTACTTCCGGCAAATGGCTGGATAGGATTGTGATCCGGAATAAAGTACATGATGGTCCCAAAATGGAAGGAGATTCTTACCGGGTGCCTTGTAGTCCGGTTGCTCCCGGCAGCAAAGTACCCGATGATCAGATGTGTATCATTGAATCTATGCCCGTCAAATCTTTGATCACCTATCCAAAATCCGGAGCAAGGATAGAGGAAGGGCGTCAGTTGGAGGTCCGCGGCCATGCCTGGGCGGGTGATTTGTCAGTGGAAGCCATGCAATATTCTATTGACTTTGGAGCAAGCTGGCAGCCATGCACTTTGCAAGCTCCTAAAAACCGTATGGCTTGGCAGCATTGGCAAGCGAAATTAAATTTTCCACAAAAAGGATATTACGAAGTATGGGCAAGAGCTACTAACAGCGAAGGAAAAATGCAACCCATGCTGGTACCTGGCTGGAATCCTAAGGGCTACTTGAATAATGCCTGTCATCGGATTGCAGTTATGGTGGTTTAA
- a CDS encoding PorP/SprF family type IX secretion system membrane protein, which yields MKNLIYKSGILLMLIMTISYTGMAQQSFRFSQFFQNTITFNPAISGSEEFIDLKIGYRQQWSGLNDAPQTYYISAHAPLQGKKEKRYGFQNNSLRISDPSMYERLGTSRSAGNAISHGIGGYIVNDTQGIFGQTSGMLTYALHYNMGQSVLSFGVGGGVNSRQLDLEGITVGNNEIPDATYQAYLAQEGRITNIDMNVGIFLRHENYYIGYSAKRLLQNELFANISAIGASEEIEHYGIVGLRFNVNNTLLITPGAFVKYTANAPVLYDINVRVKYEELLWLGASYRNTETVIAMAGLSLNNLVNLGYSYDLGIGDINDFRSGTHEIGLGFMLFNKKDTSPYMW from the coding sequence ATGAAGAATTTAATATACAAAAGTGGAATTTTACTGATGCTGATCATGACCATCTCCTATACGGGTATGGCACAGCAATCATTTCGCTTTAGCCAGTTTTTTCAAAATACAATTACTTTTAATCCCGCAATATCCGGATCTGAGGAGTTTATAGACCTCAAAATTGGTTATCGTCAGCAATGGTCTGGATTGAATGATGCTCCACAGACCTATTATATTAGTGCGCATGCACCGCTACAGGGCAAAAAAGAGAAGAGATATGGGTTTCAAAATAACTCACTCCGTATCAGTGACCCAAGTATGTACGAGAGGTTAGGTACCTCTCGTAGCGCAGGCAACGCTATTTCTCATGGCATTGGGGGATATATTGTAAATGATACACAGGGGATTTTTGGGCAAACGAGCGGTATGCTCACCTATGCTCTGCATTATAACATGGGTCAATCAGTGCTTTCTTTCGGTGTTGGAGGAGGAGTAAACAGCAGACAACTGGATCTGGAGGGTATCACTGTAGGAAACAATGAAATTCCTGATGCTACTTACCAGGCTTACCTGGCTCAGGAAGGCAGAATTACGAATATTGATATGAATGTCGGAATCTTTCTGCGCCACGAAAATTATTATATAGGTTATTCTGCCAAAAGGCTGTTACAAAATGAATTGTTTGCTAATATAAGTGCCATTGGAGCAAGTGAAGAAATTGAACACTATGGAATTGTAGGACTGCGTTTTAACGTTAACAATACATTATTGATTACGCCGGGAGCATTCGTAAAATATACCGCCAATGCGCCCGTGTTGTATGATATCAATGTAAGAGTAAAATACGAGGAATTGCTCTGGCTGGGTGCTTCTTACAGAAATACAGAAACGGTAATTGCAATGGCAGGGCTAAGTCTTAATAATCTGGTTAATCTGGGCTACTCCTACGATCTGGGGATTGGAGATATCAACGACTTCAGATCCGGTACACACGAGATAGGATTGGGTTTTATGCTATTCAATAAGAAAGATACATCACCTTATATGTGGTAA
- a CDS encoding purple acid phosphatase family protein: MKEILENSHKQGIRFLVIGDWGREGCPEQHHTAAQLARQANLCQADCIISTGDNFYENGVDSTKDPLWEVSFEKVYHHASLQIPWYAVLGNHDYRGNTSAQILYSQQSSRWRMPARYYSKLLKVSESSDLQLIFTDTTPFIGAYWETENHPDVLNQKPEEQVAWLRQTLAESTAQWKIVVGHHPVYSSSPMHGDTEELLTYFLPLFEEFGVDAYLCGHEHDLQLQKPYGHTIYLVSGAGSEVRETDKKEMTLFSQSDKGFACISLDEENMSIEFVNSEGRTIFQTQQRSREYTQAELFKS, encoded by the coding sequence ATCAAAGAAATACTGGAAAATTCACACAAGCAAGGCATCCGCTTTCTCGTCATTGGAGACTGGGGAAGAGAAGGATGCCCGGAACAGCATCACACCGCAGCACAGTTAGCCCGTCAGGCCAATCTATGTCAGGCTGATTGTATCATTTCCACTGGTGACAATTTTTACGAAAATGGTGTAGACAGTACCAAAGACCCACTCTGGGAGGTAAGTTTTGAAAAGGTATATCATCATGCTTCCCTACAAATTCCCTGGTATGCCGTACTTGGAAACCACGATTACCGGGGAAATACCAGTGCGCAGATCTTGTACTCTCAACAAAGTTCTCGCTGGCGTATGCCCGCCCGTTATTACAGCAAACTTTTAAAAGTAAGCGAGTCAAGTGATTTGCAATTGATATTCACGGACACTACTCCTTTCATTGGAGCATATTGGGAGACAGAGAACCATCCAGATGTACTAAATCAAAAACCTGAAGAGCAAGTTGCCTGGCTTAGACAGACTTTAGCAGAGAGTACTGCCCAATGGAAAATTGTGGTGGGGCATCATCCGGTGTATTCTTCCAGCCCCATGCATGGCGATACAGAGGAACTGCTTACATACTTTCTTCCTCTGTTTGAAGAATTTGGAGTTGATGCCTATTTGTGTGGGCATGAACATGACCTGCAATTACAAAAACCTTACGGGCACACTATCTATTTGGTTTCCGGCGCAGGATCTGAAGTCAGAGAAACAGACAAAAAGGAAATGACTTTATTCAGCCAGTCTGATAAAGGCTTCGCTTGTATCAGCCTTGATGAGGAAAATATGAGTATTGAATTTGTCAATAGTGAAGGACGAACTATTTTTCAAACGCAACAAAGATCCAGGGAATACACTCAGGCTGAACTATTTAAGTCATGA
- a CDS encoding prolipoprotein diacylglyceryl transferase produces the protein MSLINYMVWAADPDLAEFWGLTIRWYGLLFASGFLISQQILFRVFRAEGHQESDVETLTVYMVIATILGARLGHVFFYEPARYLSNPIDILKIWEGGLASHGAAFGILFALFLYSNYNIRLFKGTFQKHLRPGQSFLWVVDRIVIVVALTGALIRFGNFMNSEIEGLPTESDYGVIFAWNAKDAILSSSPSIEEVEVSSDTDRASVESISDEYRPVTFTITFKNANYPEEEIRYLLEDRVKSLFTNYQSIRKHIYEPAGTPLDYTLTQDRGAYIAEVNTYGIPRHPAQLYESATTFLTFLFLLFLWYRMREKTPEGLLLGLFLIINFGLRFVHEYFKENQVEFEDDLLLNMGQWLSIPLILAGIYLLIQVGRRSKKHANQ, from the coding sequence ATGTCATTGATAAATTATATGGTCTGGGCAGCAGACCCTGATCTTGCCGAGTTCTGGGGCTTAACCATTCGCTGGTATGGCTTATTGTTTGCCAGTGGTTTTCTTATATCTCAGCAAATACTTTTCCGGGTCTTTCGTGCCGAAGGTCATCAGGAGTCTGATGTAGAAACTTTGACGGTTTATATGGTCATCGCCACTATTTTAGGTGCGCGCTTAGGCCATGTCTTCTTTTATGAACCCGCCCGTTATTTATCCAACCCTATTGATATCCTCAAAATATGGGAAGGTGGGCTGGCCAGCCACGGCGCTGCCTTCGGTATTTTATTTGCCCTTTTTCTATATAGCAATTACAATATACGCTTATTCAAAGGCACCTTTCAGAAGCATCTCCGGCCGGGGCAAAGTTTCTTATGGGTAGTGGACAGGATTGTCATTGTAGTGGCGCTTACCGGAGCTTTGATCCGCTTTGGTAATTTCATGAATTCTGAAATTGAAGGCTTGCCTACCGAAAGTGATTATGGGGTGATCTTCGCATGGAATGCCAAAGATGCTATTCTAAGCAGTAGTCCATCAATAGAAGAAGTAGAAGTTTCATCCGATACAGATAGGGCGAGTGTAGAATCTATTAGCGATGAATACCGTCCGGTCACTTTCACCATCACGTTCAAGAACGCCAATTATCCTGAAGAAGAAATCCGCTATCTTTTAGAAGATCGGGTAAAAAGCTTGTTTACCAATTATCAGAGCATAAGAAAACACATTTACGAGCCTGCTGGTACACCACTGGATTATACCCTGACACAAGATCGTGGTGCTTATATAGCCGAAGTCAACACCTATGGTATTCCCCGGCATCCTGCTCAATTATACGAATCAGCCACTACTTTTCTTACCTTCTTATTTTTGCTGTTTTTATGGTATAGGATGAGAGAAAAAACGCCGGAAGGCTTGCTGCTGGGACTATTCCTTATTATTAATTTCGGCTTGCGCTTTGTACATGAATACTTCAAAGAAAACCAGGTCGAGTTTGAAGATGATCTTCTCCTGAATATGGGGCAATGGCTTAGTATTCCCTTGATCCTGGCAGGCATTTATTTATTAATACAGGTTGGTAGAAGATCAAAGAAACATGCCAATCAGTAA